The genome window TGGGCGTTATATTGCCAATTTCTGTTTTTAATAACGCTGGGATTGAGGTTGAATGTGAGCCGACCATTTTCTGCGTAAATGTAATTGCCACCTGTGAACTGGACAATGTTCTCTGCTCTTGCATTGATAGCCAATATTGAAAAGGATAGTGCAATCAGTGTTATAAGCTGTTTCATGGTTTCAGTTTTTCATAAAGAGGATGTAAATAACCATTGCCATTAGTGCGATGCCGAGAAAGAAATAAAAATCCATCATGATGTGAGCCTATTTAATAATCCACCAATGTTTGACGTTGCCCAAAGTACAACTGCAATTACAAGAAAGAGTGAGCCTACTTCTAAACCGTCTTTAAAATTCTGCTCGGGGCTACATTCAGGTAGTGAAATTTGTATGCTTTTACCTTCATATTGCCAACCTTGCGTTTTAGTGTAGGTGGGCTGATATAGTTTGCCATCTGCGGTTATGGTGGGAATGATTTGTGAGAAATAATGGTTTTCTGCGATTTTTTTATCGCTGAAACATTGATTGCCGATTTGATAGCCCATGATTGCCCCTTTATCATATGGTGATTAATTTTGGTTTTGTGCGTCTAATAACTTTTGTTCTAATGCTTTCTCTTCATCTTCTAGCTCCTGGACAATGGCAGCTAAATCGGTTTCCCATTCGGCTTGTTTCTGTGCTTCCTGTTCATCTTTTTCAGCTTCCATTTGTGCTATACGCTGCTCATGCTCTTCTCTTGCCTTTTCTATGGCTTCTTCTCTTGCTAAACGTATTTGCGCGAGTTTTAAGCGTATTTCGTCTATTTCTAACCTAATTTGTTGATGCTTTTGTTTGTCTTGTTCACGTTGCTTCTTTTTCTTGCTATCTAAAATATCGGCAACAATACGAAAGACGAACATGACGACAAAGATAGGTAAAGCAATGCTTGCCATTTCTTTTACATCTTTAAGCGTTTCGCTTAATCCGCCTGTTAATGCTTCTTGCAACATGGTTTTTTTTATCCTTAGGTTAATTTCAGCATAGCAGCTATAAAGTAAAAAACTTACCTTAGAGCTACTATGCTGAATGCAACGTCATTACAAGAAGCGTTTAATCATTTTGTAACCGAACGCTACAACCAATACGCCCAGAACCAAACCTGCTAGCTCTGTAACGTCGGTTTTTGCTGTGCCGATTTCTGTTTTTACAGATTCAGGAATGGCAGCTTGTGCGGCTACAACTGCGCTCATCATCACGGATGCGAGTGCTGCTTTTTTCGCATTAAAGCGAGTGGTTAATTTGTTCATGATGAACTCCTTAAAAAGTTGTTAATAAAATGGGCGGTTATTGGGGCTTTTATCCGCGCGACCGCCCGCACGCGGTAAAGTTTTTAAGATGCAGTGGCTTTTGCTGCTGCTACTGGTTTGATTTGGTAAATTTCATTTACCAACTTGCCTTTTTTCATTGTCTGCCGCATGTCAAACTCAATTTCACATGGCAGTTTGCCTTTGAAATGCAATAATTCAGCGTGTTTGGCTTCATCGCCATATTCGCATTCCAGATAGTCAACGCCGAACTCATTTGCGCTGGTTTCGGAAATGGGTAGCTCAATCGTTAGGCGGGTGTAGTCATACTCGGTGCCGTTGTCCATTACGCCTTTGTTCCAGCGGATTCGTGTTAGTTTTGCTTTCATGTTTTTGCCTTTCAGGTCGGAGGTTAAAAATAGGTTAGTCGGTTATTCTTTACTTTGATTTTTTGCGTTTGTTTTTTCTTGCACCGAAACGAACTTCCATTCGTTGCCAGCCGTTAGCTTCTTGGCTATCGGTTTTTTCATAGACGCGGGATTGTTGTTTGTTTTCATTTTTGTTCTTTTGCTGTTCTGCCAAAAGAATAAAAATATCAATCGGCTCTAAACCTTTGGCTTCGCAATGCTCAATAAACTGCTTTGCGCGCTTTTCGGCTTCTTTGATTGCTTTTACAAACTTTTCATGCTTAGTTCGCTTTTTCATGTTTTGCCCTTTCTTGGCGGTTGGTTAAAGTTGGTCATACCATGCTGCTTGCCAGCTGTTGTCAAATGATTGTTGTATACGAAATAATTTTGCTTGCTCGGCTAACTTGTCCATTCGTTGATGGAATTTGGCTTGCCGCTCTCTTTCGCTTATTTCGTTCATGTAGTTTTTGACTTCGCTGTTATGCTGGTTGGCGATGGTTTTCATTTGGTGGATGTATTGGACGTTGGCTTGGCGGCAGTCGTGTTTGTCTGCGCCTAGGCGTTTGGGTAGTTTGGTTTTGCCCCCTTTCAACAAAACTTTGATTTCTTCGTCGTCAAAGCCAAACCGTTCCAGTGCGTTAATACAGGGGCTGCAGGCTTGGCTTGCGTACTTTAAAACGTGTTCTAGGTTAATCATTTCGGTTTTTTTGATGCGCTCGGCTTTTTTGAGTTGTTCGCGAAACCGACTGAATAGGTCTTGGCAGATGGGATAGGCGGCGGTTAGGTAGCTACCTGCGCTGATTAAAATATCGTGTGGGATGATGTAATCGCGGTTACGGAGCTGTAATTCAAAGCGTACCCATGGGCTGCTGTTGTCGCCTTGTTCGCAGCCTTTGTCGTAAACGCGTACCATACGGCTGCTGTTGGGTGTGCCTACGTAAAAGGTTTTGCCTGTGCGTTTGTCGTCTAGCCAGTCGTAGCCGTGTAGCCTTGCTCTTGGGCGTTGTCCTTTGTTGTCAAAGCCACCGCTTTCCCATGCGGTTTTGGCTTGGTCGGGGGTGAATTCGCCGTTGATGAAGTCGTGGGCTAAGTCTATGCGGGTGATTTTGGCAAAGGGGGCGAATACTTCTAGCCAGCTATATAGGCGGTTTTCCCAGCCGTCTTGGGCTGCGGTTAAGCCGTCGCCGTATAGGTGTATCATGATGCTATCTTTTTGGTTGAGACCGCCAAAGGCGATAACGCCGTATTTGGCTGTTTCCGTACCCATTAGAAAGCTGTATTTGTAGCCGTTGATGCCGTTTTTTTGTTGGTAGATGCCGAAGCCCATTAGGGTGTGCATGAGTTCGGAGAGTTTTTCGGCAAGCTGGCGGATGTTTTCGGGGTGTTGGCCGTCTATGGGTAGGTCGGGTTCAACTAATACGTCTTGGGTAAAGGTAAATGTGAGTGTGTCTATGTGGGCTGCAGTTGCGTTGCCTTGACGTAGTGGAATTTCTTTGAGTTTGCCGTTTACCATGACGAATTGACTGGTTTTAGTGCTGTGGGCGTGTAGGGTGGGTTTTTGGGCTTTGCTGCTTTTGTCCGCCGTTTCACAAGCTGCGCCGTTTTGTCCCCCCGTGTTACTAGCGGGGGCGCTTTGCGCCGCCGTGTCTGCAATCGCCTGACGGCTGCTTGCCGCCACGTCGTCGCAACCGCTCGCTGCTGTATCTGCGGCTTGTTTTTCTAGGCGTGTGAAGCCACGTTTGGCATCGGCTTTACGGGTGTAGCTGCGGATGAATTGACCGTTGATGTATAAATCAAACTTGCCTTGTTCGTTTTGGGTGATTTGGCAGGTGTTCATTTTGCGGCTCTCTTTGCTGCTTGTTGGTTTTGACGGGCAAGTTGTCGCCAGTCGGTTTTTTCGTACTCAATCGCGTGTTCAAAAACGTTTAGATGCTTGGCTTCAAATTGGGCGATTTTTTGACAGACTTCGGCTAGGGTTTGGCAGATTTGGGTTTCTATTGCGCCTGTATTCGTTGCGTTAATAACTAGCATATTTAGCTGATAGTTTTGGCTTTCGGCGTTGCGTTTGATTTGGACGGATAAGTCGATGTTCATAAGAAAAGCCCCTTAACTCTTTTAAGTAAGGGGCTATCAGCCTTGCGGCGTATGATGGCTTGTTGCCTAAGATACTGTCAGATATGATGCCCCTTGTGGAGCTTTGAATATACAAGGCAGCCTGAAAATGGAAATAAAACCGCCCCGAGATAAATTTGACCTTGATGCCGTTGCGGCGCTGGCGGGCGTGGATGGGGCAACGTTGCGCCCGCTGCTGCCCGACTTGTTGGCATGGCTGCAAGATGCCAACTGGCTGATTGCCGCGCCGCTGGCAGACGTTTTGCGCCCGCATCAGCAGGCGTTTGATGCGGAGTTGGCGGCGGTGTTGCGCGGCGAGGATGCGGTTTGGAAAGTGTCGCTGCTGGCGGGCTTGTTGGATTATCGCGCGGGGGCGGAGACGGTGCGGGCGGCGGAGCGGATTGCGGCTTGCCCAACGGCGGCGGAGCGGGCGGAGGGGCAGATGAAGCGGCGCGGGATTTTTTGGTGCGGCGGAGGCAGCCTGAAAAGGGGTTTTAGCTTGGCAACTTCGCTGTGTTACGCAGGTGGCTTTTAGGCTATGGGAAAGATGGCGGCAAAGGTTGATGTTGCGCGGGGTGCAGGGGCTTGCCCCTGCTCGTGGTAGGCGGCGAAACGCCTGCGCTGGGAATATAGTCGCTCCACACAGCCTTATACAGCGTTGGCTCGCCTTGCTGTACTACTTGTACTATCTGCGGCTCGCCGCCTTGTATAAGACTGTGTGGAGCGACTATAACAAAAACGCTTAAAGGCAGCCTGAAAACGGGAAAATCCATTTTCAGGCTGCCTTTGACTAATCGGGCAGTTCCAGCAGCAAGCCGTCACGGTAGCCGTTTTGTCCGATTTCGTTCAGGTAGCCCAGCGGGTTGATGATGATGCGGCAGCCGTCTTGTTCGCCGTCAAAGGCTTGGTGGGTGTGCCCTGCAAGCCAGTAGGCAAAGCCGTTCAGGTCTATATCGTTGATGAAATAGGGGTTGAGCGGCGAGTCGGCATACTGCGGGGCGATGCAGGCGGGATGCGGCGGGAAGTGGGTGAGCACAATGGTGCGCAGCTGGTGGCGGAAGCGTTCAATAAAACGCAGTTGTGCTTCGTAGCGGACGATGTAGTCGGCGGGTTCAATGCGCCGTTCGCGCGGCGGCAGGCAGCCTGAAAGGCTTGTGCGCCGCTGCGCCCGTTGCCGAAGTCGCCCGCGTGGACGATTAAATCGGCTTCAGGGTGCGGGGTGTCGGAGAGGAGGTGGAGTTTCATGGTTTGGGGGCATCTGCAATGCGGACGGATTTTCAGGCTACCTTTGCGCTGGGGGGTGCTTTGCTTTATAGTGTGCGTTTCTACACACCGCACAGGAGCATAAAATGAGTTTTATTGGTATGATTATTATCGGTTTTTTTGTCGGTTTGGTGGCGCGTGCCATTTTGCCAGGCAACAATAAAATGGGCTTTTGGCTGACTTCGGGGTTGGGGATACTCGGCTCGGTGGTGGCGGGTTTTCTGGGGCAGCAGCTGGGCTGGTACACCATCGGCGAGCCTGCGGGCTTTGTGGCTTCGGTATTTGGTGCGGTGCTGATTATGGCGGTACTTGGCGGCGTGCGCCGTTAGTCTGTTTTTATTTTTTAAGGCAGCCTGAAAATGCGGTTTGGCGTTTTTCAGGCTGCTTTTTTGCTGCTATTTTTAATCCACTCTGCCTGAAATCATTAAAACATCCCATTTTTAATGATTTCTTGCAACTGCTTGGCAAAAGAATAAAACCGTTTCCGTTTTGCTGG of Kingella oralis contains these proteins:
- a CDS encoding major capsid protein; protein product: MNKLTTRFNAKKAALASVMMSAVVAAQAAIPESVKTEIGTAKTDVTELAGLVLGVLVVAFGYKMIKRFL
- a CDS encoding replication initiation factor domain-containing protein, yielding MNTCQITQNEQGKFDLYINGQFIRSYTRKADAKRGFTRLEKQAADTAASGCDDVAASSRQAIADTAAQSAPASNTGGQNGAACETADKSSKAQKPTLHAHSTKTSQFVMVNGKLKEIPLRQGNATAAHIDTLTFTFTQDVLVEPDLPIDGQHPENIRQLAEKLSELMHTLMGFGIYQQKNGINGYKYSFLMGTETAKYGVIAFGGLNQKDSIMIHLYGDGLTAAQDGWENRLYSWLEVFAPFAKITRIDLAHDFINGEFTPDQAKTAWESGGFDNKGQRPRARLHGYDWLDDKRTGKTFYVGTPNSSRMVRVYDKGCEQGDNSSPWVRFELQLRNRDYIIPHDILISAGSYLTAAYPICQDLFSRFREQLKKAERIKKTEMINLEHVLKYASQACSPCINALERFGFDDEEIKVLLKGGKTKLPKRLGADKHDCRQANVQYIHQMKTIANQHNSEVKNYMNEISERERQAKFHQRMDKLAEQAKLFRIQQSFDNSWQAAWYDQL
- a CDS encoding DUF5071 domain-containing protein; its protein translation is MEIKPPRDKFDLDAVAALAGVDGATLRPLLPDLLAWLQDANWLIAAPLADVLRPHQQAFDAELAAVLRGEDAVWKVSLLAGLLDYRAGAETVRAAERIAACPTAAERAEGQMKRRGIFWCGGGSLKRGFSLATSLCYAGGF
- a CDS encoding GlsB/YeaQ/YmgE family stress response membrane protein, with protein sequence MSFIGMIIIGFFVGLVARAILPGNNKMGFWLTSGLGILGSVVAGFLGQQLGWYTIGEPAGFVASVFGAVLIMAVLGGVRR